The genomic stretch CGGCTGCCTTTTGCAGGCgatcctcctccttctggaGTTCGGCCTCATGCTTGTAATGGTGTTGTGCGCGCTTCGCCGATAGCCAAGTGTCGTAGGCCTCTTTGACCGGACGCTCCAGCTTCAGGACCTTGATCGTCTGGCTGTATGTGGGAGAGTATGCCCCCGAATCGGTATCGGATCTCGATTGAAGTTTGAGCGAAGGAATGTATGGATTGTTATCAATTGTTGAACTGCACATCGAAGTGGTGGAGTCTTTTTCCAGCATTAACTCCTCCTCCATTGTGATAGGCATTACCTCTTCATATTGCGACGAATTTGAGGAACTTGCACTCTCATTTTCCTGCGGAAAACAGATTGCTTGCGTTTCGGTTTCATTGGTTCTCTGCGAACAGTAGCATAGTGTGGACCCATCCGTTTCGTCCATGAAATTGGCGTCACAGGACGAAAGGGAACTGTCCACATAACGTAATGTGCGGGGATTCCCAATGGCAGGAACGAGTTTGCCATCGTCATAGGTTTTGATGAAGGTTCTGGAGGATTTGGCACCTAGGAGCTGTGCATCTGTACCGTGTTCTTCTGCATTCCCTTGGGGGCTTTGACTGTCTAGAGCTTTGGGGCGATTGCCACTGAATATCTCGCAATTAATCAGAACGCCCTGGTTATTCAGGCGACCCAGAAAGGCCATGGTTCTAGCAGCATTGGAAGGCGAATGGGGTGTTATTGTAGGATTATTGATAGGTAAGATCACTTACGTTATTATAATCAAAAACTATTTGAATACGTAGTCTTTGGGGAGACTATTTTATGAAACCCTGAAAAGGAATATCTGTTTGTTGTGGCGTGTTTTgatgtgtgtttctgtgttgCTAACGATAGACTGGAGAAATGCTGTGAAACATTTCAATAGTATACTGTGACAGCAAAACAAACGATTGCTTGGTAACTGAAATAAATGTTCTTTTAAGAGTGATACGTAGTGTGCTTTTTAAATTTCTGGCCAAGTTTTTCCgagccaaatttgaggttgggttaaaataaaattatttataaagaaagcacaagttaCCCTGATATACCTCCATaggtgtcaagtttatgtcaatgcatcaataagtcatctatttttatacccgatactcaaaatgagtattggggtatattagatttgtggtaaaagtggatgtgtgtaacgtccagaaggaatcgtttccgaccccataaagtatatatattcttgatcagcatcaatagccgagtcgattgagccatgtctgtctgtccgtctgtccgtccgtccgtccgtctgtccgtctgtccgtccccttcagcgcctaatgctcaaagactataagagctagagcaacgatgttttggatccagacttctgtgatatgtcactgctacaaaaatatttcaaaactttgccccgcccacctccgcccccacaaagggcgaaaatctgtggcatccacaattttaaagatacaagaaaaccaaaaacgcagaatcgtagagaatgaccatatcttttagactgcagaatccgaattggatcgtattactattatagccagcatcaagaaaacaatttcattttttctcgccctgtctctctctaacacacacgtagcataggcggctttgcttagagtaaaacattagcgcctagatctcagagactataaaagctagagcaaccaaatttggtatccacactcctaatatatcggaccgagacgagtttgtttcaaaatttggccacacccccttccgcccccgcaaaggatgcaaatctggggatattcacaaatctcagagactattaaagctagagtaaccaaatttggtatccgcacttctgttagatctcactataaaacgtatatctcaaaatttcgccacacccccttccgcccccacaaaggacgaaaatctgttgcatccacaatattgcagattcgagaaaactaaaaacgcagaatcatagatagcgaccatatctatcagattgctgaatctggatcagatcagatcatttttatagcggaaggaaacaaatcaatttgcagtggctacgcagcgcccgacgtcacgctcagactgattttctgtctctctcgcacgcactctttgtcgtgtcgtttaatattagcggcgtctgccggagaagagccatactgacttagtatcgggtataaccgtagagttgcggtgtccgcagcaactcacaacgttccccctcgtttcctTTTGCATTAAAGGTTCTTTTTGTTCTGCACTTCCACATCCAACTTATCTACGCTGACGGACATTATATGTTATTTTGAGGAATGTGTTATGTTGAGGGATCATAGGATGCCATCAATTCAAGACTTGACTGAATCTGATTCTTCTGACTTGATCTAGAATCTTTTCACAGAGAAATCAGTAAATGTCGAAAATTATGCGAATTTGGGGGGAATTTTCTATATCAACACCAAAATTTGTGGCTCAGCATTCGCTCCTTCATCCACCTTCAAAGTCGTAAAGTTTGGCAAAAAGAACAATTGGTGGGGCCAACAATTTTGAATTGCTTTGACTGTTTTTTCGGCTGATTTTTAGATTTCATTTTCTATTAATATACAATTTAGCGATTTTTTGCTATTATACGGCTGTGCGCCAAAgaagggagggggaggccTCGCACAATTTGATtgccgttgcagttgccgctgttgctgttgctggttgccGCTTTTACATTCTAATCgaaattttttattgttcAAAGTCACGAAATGTGTGCGACGCGACGCCACGCCGCAACGATGACGACAACAATGGCGGCCGCGCCGGCAACAACGGTTGTAACGGTGGTAGAGGCAGCAGTatcagcggcagcggcagcggcttcGAGGTAATGTCAGTTATTTGACAGCACCGACAGTCGAGTGCAATGGCGGCTCAGACATGCAAGAGGTTGGAAAGCCTTCCTTCGTCTCGCCGCAGTAGCCACAGAACTGGCTCCACTCCACAGTAGTCGTGATGTCTGAAAGCTAAGCCAAAAATGTGCCACTTAACCGAGCGGGGCATAAATGCTCTCCTACCACTCCTGACGCCCCCATTGCCACACACACTGCCTGAAACCGCATgcaaaaaatacgaaaattgTGGAAAGAAATTGTCGACTATGCAGATACTCACTAAAACGTAATTGAAAAGGGAGCAAAAAAGtgtttaaattttgaaattaaaattataacttaaatatttatattaaaatttaaaaaatgttatttaaaattaataaaacctGGGTCACAGAcgatttaatttaaaatttaaaaaaaatttgtatttgtatgcaATGCAGATTTTTTTCCATCTTGGGcaagctcttatagtctctatGCTTTGAGGGCTCTTACGGAGCCAATTTTTGTTTGACAAAAGCCTCCTCTTGAAGCTATCTTCTAGTACTATATACCCTTTAGATAGCAAGTACCTGGCACAAAAAAAGACCATgtaggcagcaggcagcagacatCGTTGGCAATGCAACCGacattattttataatttacaaACAAGTCGCACGCcgccgacgacgatgatgacgacgacgtcTGCAACACGGTTTACCTTTATCGAGAATAGACGCAGATGGAAATTCCTGACCACCCCTAAGCCCCCCTGGAATCAACATGAAGTTCCATTAGTTTTTGGATGTATTAAACAAATGCAGTTCATCGATAGAAATTGAAATTACTGACCTGTCGATAAAGTGGCCCTTTGGGTGGATAATTTTATGGCATATATcgcatacgtacatatatcattatttatggagtggagtggagctttcaattttgggaacttaaattaatgaaaaatcaTATGCCGTTTCCCTGTTGAATTGTGTCAGCAATACTTTGAAATATAATGTTTTTTCTGAACACTTTTTTACATGAACTAAAATtcattttgatatttttaatCGGCTTTTCAAGACAAAGCCTCACAAATTATAACGTGAAATGTAGACgtggtttttttatttttccgaTCCGTGTTCTGCCCACCGTAATCACCGGCCCATTCAGTATTAGTATCAGAAACGATGAGGGGcaatcaaaatgcaaaattacATGAGAACAAATTAAGAAAAGTAAGTAAATATAGTATGCATGAGAGCATGTATTATTCCCTTGAGCGGTGGTTGTATTTGGTCTTTAGATAACTCCCATAACCCTTCTAAAAGTATGCCAAAGTGTATATTTTATCCCTCACCACAGATTGAGGCAGATTCTCAATTAAGTTGGAAACTTTTCCAGCACTGTGCTTTCACTTTCAGGTCGAAACGTGCAATTAATAAGCAATccacaggacaggacagggcaggaccTCCGACTTTCCGAGGGGTACAACAAGTCAGTCGTCAGTCAGGGAGTCAGTAAAGGCAAAGACGTCTAGAATATGACTTATTTAAGTCCGGGAGCCGCGTGTTAATAACTTTTCCATGCAAACTTTTCCACCCATGTGAGTGGAGTGTCCTTCACATGATTTTCCTTCTGCGTTCcttcagccgctgctgctgcgtgcgGCAACCAGATTAAAGTGACAGACAGGGGAGGCACGGCTACGCAGGTGAAATAACAAAAGGTGCTTAAGTCCTTGTAACTGTTTAAGTCGTCTAAGGACGAACGCcgaccgacgaccgacgaccgacgGATGGGAAGGTGCGTGTTTATAGCGCTGTGAAATGAACATTTTGCAGGTGATTTAACAGTTATTAGATTTTTCAACCCAAATTTTTTAGCCCACCGGGGGCTTACAGCTACAGCCTATCATCATTCCCTTTGGGAAATCTTCCTGCCTTTACTGAAaagtttctttttatttgattgCGACAAACATTCGCATCTCATGCGACAACAGACAAAATGTCAAAAGACATTTTTGTGCAAAACAATTGCCAGGGCACGAAAAACTTTTGTGCACTCGCACAACTTTTCCTCAACTATGTGCCTGATTAAATAAAGATTTTTCCTAGCTTTTGGAAAAGTTGGTCAAGTGGGAGAAGCATCCATGTATCCATGTTGCATAagtaaatatgcaaaattgCCATCAAAGTAGTGTTTATACCTTCTTTTGGCAATTGTTGTTGGATATCTTGCAACATCTCAAAAGGGACTCCACACCCAGAACAACTAAGGACTGCTTTGCTTTCGTACAAGTTCGGGATTTATTTTGTTAGGAAAtatgaaaaacttttcttaGCAGCGAAGGATTAAGAACGAAAGCTTGAAAGGAGCTACTGAAGAGCTGATTGAATTTAAGTTAAATTTTCCATATACATGGAACTTAGGCTATCCCCTGAAGTGGATTGTTTCTATAACCGTTTTTTCCTAAAACCGATTTTATATTGATTTTCGAAAATATTCTTCACTTGCAAACTATTATATTATATGTCATCTGAAGCTTTAAACATGATCATGTTAAATGAATCCACCCCCACTTCTCCAGGAGCACGAAAAGCTGCTCGGAAGTCGAGCTTAAATCTTTTCTCTCAAAAATGTTGCTCCAATTCTGAAGCAGACACGCAGAGGAGCAATAGAGCAGCATGAAATGAGCTTAGAGAAGAGGAACAAGGTAGAGGCTATACACAAAGCCGCTCTTAAGCTGTTTCTCTCCTTTTTGAGTGAGCTTTTGCTCGCAGTAGAAGCAGAAGGGAAGGGCAACAATAGAGCAGCTTCGATTGAGCCTAAAGCAAAGAATCAATGGATCAGCATTAGAATGAGCGGGAGAAAGGGGAGACAAAATAAGCTTTAGCTCTTCTTTACAAGTTAGCTGGCCAGTACTAACGGAGCTGCAagcacgagagagagagagagataagaGAACAGATTTGCGACTTGTTGGCGCAAGCTTTTGTTACTCATCCGGCTCCGCATTATTTATGTGATAGAAAGTGAATATAAATAAAGGTAACGATAATGCCAGAGGGCTCCTATATTTGTTACGTTCGGTAACGTGAACGAAGCTGCTCTCAAACTATGAGTTATATTAAGAGAGAGTACCTACAGTTTGAGGAGAGAAAAGGAGATTTTTCGATGAAGAAAAACgattaaaacacacacacgattcCTATGCCAAAGGGTAAGCTCCAAGGTAGCCCCTTAAGCCTTTGCCTAATTATGCAAGTCATAATTGTTCAAATTGAATAAGAAACAAAACTCCCTGCtcataaatatgcattttatttgacggctttaaataaataaatacccgGAGAGAAAGACCGCTAAGAGAGTATGCCACCCTAAGAGACCGAGCAACTTTGGCACAATTCTTAATT from Drosophila pseudoobscura strain MV-25-SWS-2005 chromosome 4, UCI_Dpse_MV25, whole genome shotgun sequence encodes the following:
- the LOC4816492 gene encoding coiled-coil domain-containing protein 34-like; amino-acid sequence: MAFLGRLNNQGVLINCEIFSGNRPKALDSQSPQGNAEEHGTDAQLLGAKSSRTFIKTYDDGKLVPAIGNPRTLRYVDSSLSSCDANFMDETDGSTLCYCSQRTNETETQAICFPQENESASSSNSSQYEEVMPITMEEELMLEKDSTTSMCSSTIDNNPYIPSLKLQSRSDTDSGAYSPTYSQTIKVLKLERPVKEAYDTWLSAKRAQHHYKHEAELQKEEDRLQKAAERQRLAKERYKQWCWQKSQQQSTSKSSMKAAPNGPKNKNNSAAAPRLDAAAQRRLQEWEMEKVKQAEKRRQQQQKEAQKLHQENLLRLKKADEAFEKWIQNVSQRPKPVPLNQGFKSLRGTISDIYVNPNEWVD